One window of the Shewanella cyperi genome contains the following:
- a CDS encoding sensor histidine kinase has product MFDFLRTSHILGHPLVEDDIDLRRKRVVLHGLLLAIILLLLVFSLYNQLRGMWPIALLDVVALLACTLAYIRLRRSQGQTAERQASVLQSTALQISLILIVFLWALAWQGRAENFILIWTFFLPVFVFMLNGRTLGTALVAVFYLVLFAMAYTHLGLWQDGAWNHVSLIRFVLASLVMVFTCYFSELTLNRAHQELQRSHGESQRLMMERNALMLDTLAKQEKLLTDVSHELRTPLSVLRMKLEAMQDGVMAPSSANIEGLLKHMQQLDAFISDLSRASKLDQTRLDGNAVRVELHDFLSHWITRFQCSAAGQGLQLSLDLARSNPPCPALLDEASFELALGKLLENSLRYTQAPGSIRLSLGRHGETIILTLEDSAPGVAADRLERLFEPLYRLEDSRSRDTGGAGLGLSVAKSIILAHQGQIQASESPLGGLRMVITLPALAG; this is encoded by the coding sequence ATGTTCGATTTTCTGCGTACCAGTCACATATTAGGCCACCCCCTTGTCGAGGACGATATTGACCTCAGACGCAAGCGGGTGGTGCTCCATGGCCTGCTGTTGGCCATTATCCTGTTGCTTCTGGTATTCAGTCTCTACAACCAGCTGCGGGGAATGTGGCCCATAGCCTTGCTGGATGTGGTGGCGCTGCTGGCCTGCACCCTGGCCTATATTCGCCTGCGCCGCAGCCAGGGTCAGACCGCGGAGCGGCAGGCAAGCGTGCTGCAATCGACGGCGCTGCAGATAAGTCTGATTTTGATAGTGTTCCTTTGGGCCCTGGCCTGGCAGGGCCGGGCGGAAAACTTCATCCTGATCTGGACCTTCTTCCTGCCGGTGTTCGTGTTCATGCTCAATGGCCGGACCCTGGGCACTGCCTTGGTGGCCGTGTTTTATCTGGTGCTGTTTGCCATGGCCTATACCCATCTGGGGCTGTGGCAGGATGGCGCCTGGAATCATGTCAGCCTCATTCGTTTCGTACTGGCCTCCCTGGTCATGGTCTTTACCTGCTATTTCAGCGAGTTGACTCTCAACCGTGCCCATCAGGAGCTGCAACGCTCCCATGGTGAGTCCCAACGGCTGATGATGGAGCGCAATGCCTTGATGCTCGACACTCTGGCCAAACAGGAAAAGCTGCTCACTGATGTGTCCCATGAACTGCGAACACCGCTCAGTGTACTGAGAATGAAGCTGGAGGCCATGCAGGATGGGGTCATGGCGCCCAGCAGCGCCAATATCGAGGGGCTGCTCAAGCACATGCAGCAACTGGATGCCTTCATCTCGGACCTGTCACGGGCCAGCAAGCTCGACCAGACCCGGCTCGACGGCAATGCGGTGCGGGTGGAATTGCATGATTTCCTGTCCCATTGGATAACCCGCTTTCAGTGCAGTGCCGCAGGCCAGGGCTTGCAACTCTCCCTCGACCTTGCCCGCAGCAATCCCCCCTGCCCCGCCCTCCTTGATGAAGCCAGTTTCGAACTGGCGCTCGGCAAGTTGCTGGAAAACAGCCTGCGTTATACCCAAGCGCCGGGCAGCATCCGACTCAGCCTTGGTCGCCACGGTGAAACCATCATACTCACCCTGGAGGACAGTGCACCCGGCGTGGCGGCGGACCGGCTTGAGCGCCTGTTCGAGCCCCTGTACCGGCTTGAGGATTCCCGCAGCCGCGACACGGGTGGCGCGGGTCTGGGTTTGTCCGTGGCCAAGTCCATCATCCTGGCGCACCAGGGTCAAATCCAGGCCTCCGAGTCGCCCCTTGGGGGGCTGCGCATGGTGATCACCCTGCCGGCATTGGCGGGTTAA
- a CDS encoding Ig-like domain-containing protein yields the protein MMRWLIWILLIGLCPAQSLFAASLTKKVTIVDNTASDKGFVNDADNLVFFQPVHPTLSGFVTQANGKWAFTTSDGAGSSTVDAVGVQFNGAPALLGIPAESGTLTIGANNEIADLWTNRIFYRPVVFVSLEDPNLNNGVSIVPTAPITAGNQFLFDVNQATGFNADLAGAKVHYLIAEEGWHRLADGRMLLISSAEVKHTGFSGQTIALGASFETAVTVAQLQRPMLYKSSGFRQLNDMAVYQGATVTEGVGNFDSITLRLMQETAVEQANSDTVYAGRVGFMVLGNISSIANTFKLVKDTNTNIRGGSYLTVPQSNFQFFPHSAAATPLLNRAACAEDDDVQNFCAYLSMPVDAMSRGVFNTPRLPYMDSNFDPLQMERTFYSEKEWDWEPVIAQEMMNPVSDVDQRPIVGTLAKMFPNFVADRGWNEVIIGSDDHWHWFATYHYNTCVFDSMNTACVDYAPGNTIIEDKPIEWTASMNWFDLEPGSNFSGNTHPSSSNNQFLLAVQDNNRRDHVEFYERLTPEDWAAKQTLDYLNLGGSTMRTPLSPKSPSYNETKGLLESYAETWQFFGINVEASASEFFCGTCDGPLPGLDTGDYTDVWGLDIKVPTLLADRILNSPPWYSPQTTHPHVDKVGQNMRPGDYLFANIPYSIDATDFVWLRSATGQVSDAVVVASNQFGYQATADDANTFVTMCMTFRNSQRCGKWIKVGQIPFATNVKIKPQYAEPIAGSGLIGQYTYVAPNDNVYDGLEYQSLYQWQYAQSDTWVDYVGENGITFQKSVAAGTVIRFCVTPHTHTQAGPTECSVGVKMQLDTDSDGIADDWDTDDDNDGYADWEDRFPKDASEYLDTDHDGIGNNADLDDDNDGLSDADEIVAGSDALNPDSDGDGTLDGVDPHPTVYGDLPDFDGDGIADIYDEDRDNDGVVDFFYQIDGTDALQTLVDENDVVLNWARIDDNPYQACTASQITVTSNADSGPGTLRQALIDLCASEPGADLNVISFNGPMTIMLESPLVIGKGMKIDGNKAVVLDGQNKTAIFAVAIADRMLKSQFPHLVGLTLRNGFSQGVDADAYTNFDAELGTYNKASAVHMYSSSFLLLEHVLIENMTAPVISGRSVELYLENSLVANVSGSDPALITDDGQISLFSSTLYNSEGGALSVVGTGKAQLRNSLLLKGANGSTVCNVATWVQQTASWVEDSECGVTSTGYVELADPENGDYRPVPGSANIDAGETGELPAGAVDLLGNARVMGAYNPDNPEELGGPLYPKMDIGAIEYVYAGDFDGDGVVDSSDAFPNDATETTDSDSDGVGDNSDAFPNDANETLDTDSDGIGNNSDNDDDNDGVLDSEDAFPLDAAEWLDTDADGIGNNADTDDDNDGVADSNDAFPLDASESVDTDKDGIGNNADSDDDNDGVLDAADAFPLDASEWLDADLDGIGNNADPDDDNDGVADVADAFPFNAAEWLDTDLDGIGNNADTDDDNDGVIDTEDAFPLDASEWLDTDSDGIGNNADSDDDNDGVADSSDLFPLDASEWLDADLDGIGNNADPDDDNDGVLDIVDAFPFDASESVDTDLDGIGNNADTDDDNDGVVDSDDAFPLDAAESVDTDLDGIGNNADLDDDNDGVLDTEDAFPLDAAESVDTDSDGIGNNADLDDDNDGVVDTEDAFPLDAAESVDTDLDGIGNNADLDDDNDGVLDTEDTFPLDAAESVDTDLDGIGNNADMDDDNDGVVDTEDAFPLDATESVDTDKDAIGNNADLDDDNDGVLDTEDAFPLDASESVDTDLDSIGNNADSDDDNDGVLDTEDAFPLDAAESVDTDADGIGNNADLDDDNDGVVDSDDAFPLDATESVDTDNDGIGNNADLDDDNDGVADSNDAFPLDASESVDTDSDGIGNNADMDDDNDGIVDSEDAFPLDAAESVDTDADGIGNNLDTDDDNDGVVDTEDAFPLDAAESVDTDSDGIGNNADLDDDNDGVVDSEDTFPLDAAESVDTDGDGIGNNADPDDDNDGIPDEDDAAPLDPSIGDTQKPVFAELTPLTFEATGPVTAVTLPEPVVTDNISKVLTISSDLAPELALGEHLITWTATDGAGNQATAEQLVTILDTTAPEFDVLDTLVINATGRLTDISALLDISASDLVDGDVTATIVGSSELASGAHELELGATDSSGNTATTTLSVHILPQLKLAQSLTVEAGGEYLLPVQLTGEAPVYPVELSYSLLVDGQEVNSATATIAQGTQGELPVSVPTGLTLGRELALRIDSVSHAYVGEDGQAQLQLTEQNQAPTFTAKVLQQGVATRLLDPLAGQVEIRLQVSDVNVNDSHSVSWQVVEQAFGGSIAEDGLSMTFDPSELSSGRYAVDVTVTETNTPAPLSSSRRIRFTVESLPELSSEADSDGDGLVDSEEGYGDSDGDGIADYLDNDVDSSRLPVNSSTEPMQTTAGVQLALGNITSAMITGSGAGMTMDDLADAVAADTAAADSSDSHFSQVAAVLDFTLSGTFQVGQSVAVVFPMPRGTALPEDAVYRKYTPEQGWYDFVEDVSNSISSAPLLEGKCPQVGADSFEPGLVAGYHCVQLLLQDGGPNDADGTANGVIEDPGVISVLSQNQLPVAQADSAAILDSQVLVIDVLANDTDPDGDSLSVIGASVDNGTVELLADNTLRYTPSSGFSGEAVISYQVSDGFGGSAQGQVNVTVSLTPVTEPDTPATKSHGGSVPPWSLLLLGMALCRRRRAA from the coding sequence ATGATGCGTTGGTTAATTTGGATTCTGTTGATCGGCTTGTGCCCGGCACAAAGCCTGTTTGCAGCCAGCCTGACGAAAAAAGTGACCATCGTCGATAACACTGCCAGCGACAAGGGTTTTGTGAATGATGCCGATAATCTGGTGTTTTTTCAGCCAGTACATCCGACGTTATCGGGCTTTGTTACACAAGCCAATGGCAAATGGGCTTTTACCACCAGTGATGGCGCGGGCTCCTCAACTGTAGACGCGGTTGGAGTACAGTTTAACGGTGCACCGGCGCTACTCGGTATTCCGGCCGAATCCGGCACTTTAACCATTGGTGCCAATAACGAGATCGCCGACCTGTGGACTAACCGTATTTTTTATCGTCCGGTAGTCTTTGTTAGCCTGGAAGACCCCAACTTGAATAACGGCGTCAGCATAGTGCCGACGGCGCCGATTACGGCCGGTAATCAGTTTTTATTCGATGTGAATCAGGCGACTGGTTTTAACGCTGACTTAGCCGGTGCCAAGGTGCATTACCTGATTGCAGAAGAAGGCTGGCACCGCCTGGCCGATGGCCGCATGTTGCTGATCTCAAGTGCTGAAGTGAAGCACACCGGCTTCAGCGGTCAAACCATTGCCCTGGGCGCCAGCTTTGAAACTGCGGTAACAGTGGCGCAGTTACAGCGGCCGATGCTTTATAAAAGCAGTGGCTTTCGCCAGTTAAACGATATGGCGGTATATCAGGGCGCGACGGTGACAGAAGGCGTGGGCAATTTTGACAGCATCACCTTGCGGCTGATGCAGGAGACTGCTGTAGAGCAGGCTAATAGTGATACGGTTTATGCCGGCCGCGTCGGTTTCATGGTGCTGGGTAATATCAGCAGTATTGCCAATACCTTTAAACTGGTTAAAGACACTAATACCAATATCCGAGGTGGCAGCTATCTAACTGTTCCGCAATCGAATTTTCAGTTTTTCCCGCACAGTGCTGCCGCAACGCCGCTATTAAACCGGGCTGCCTGCGCTGAAGATGACGATGTACAAAATTTTTGTGCGTATTTGTCGATGCCGGTGGATGCGATGAGCCGTGGTGTGTTTAACACGCCACGCTTGCCCTATATGGATTCCAATTTCGACCCGCTGCAAATGGAGCGCACCTTTTACTCAGAAAAGGAATGGGATTGGGAGCCCGTCATTGCGCAGGAAATGATGAATCCGGTCAGCGATGTTGATCAGCGCCCAATCGTCGGCACCTTGGCTAAGATGTTCCCCAATTTTGTCGCTGACCGCGGCTGGAATGAAGTCATCATAGGTAGTGATGACCATTGGCACTGGTTCGCAACCTATCACTACAACACCTGTGTGTTCGATAGTATGAACACTGCCTGTGTCGATTACGCACCAGGCAATACCATTATTGAAGACAAACCAATCGAATGGACCGCCAGTATGAACTGGTTCGATCTCGAACCCGGTTCAAACTTTTCCGGCAACACCCATCCAAGTTCAAGCAATAACCAGTTTTTACTGGCGGTACAAGACAACAATCGCAGAGATCACGTTGAATTTTATGAGCGGCTGACGCCTGAAGATTGGGCTGCCAAACAAACCCTGGATTATCTTAATCTGGGAGGTTCAACCATGCGGACGCCGCTGTCGCCAAAGTCTCCAAGTTACAACGAAACCAAAGGGCTGCTGGAAAGCTATGCCGAAACCTGGCAGTTTTTTGGCATTAATGTTGAAGCCAGTGCCAGTGAATTCTTTTGCGGCACCTGCGATGGGCCATTACCTGGACTGGATACGGGGGATTACACTGACGTTTGGGGCCTTGATATTAAAGTTCCAACCCTGCTGGCTGACCGGATATTGAATAGCCCGCCCTGGTATAGCCCTCAGACGACCCACCCACATGTTGATAAAGTCGGCCAGAATATGCGCCCCGGCGACTATCTGTTTGCCAATATTCCGTACTCAATTGACGCCACAGATTTTGTCTGGCTGCGTTCGGCAACCGGGCAAGTCAGTGATGCTGTGGTGGTTGCGAGCAATCAATTTGGCTATCAGGCCACCGCCGATGATGCCAATACCTTTGTCACCATGTGCATGACATTCAGAAACAGCCAACGCTGCGGTAAATGGATTAAAGTTGGGCAAATACCGTTCGCAACCAATGTAAAAATTAAACCGCAGTACGCCGAGCCTATCGCCGGTTCCGGGTTAATTGGACAGTACACTTACGTTGCGCCGAACGACAACGTCTATGACGGTTTGGAGTATCAAAGTCTGTACCAGTGGCAGTATGCACAGTCTGACACCTGGGTCGACTATGTCGGTGAGAATGGCATTACCTTTCAGAAAAGTGTTGCTGCCGGTACTGTTATTCGTTTTTGCGTCACGCCACATACCCACACACAGGCAGGCCCAACCGAGTGCTCTGTTGGCGTAAAAATGCAATTGGATACCGATAGCGACGGCATAGCAGATGATTGGGACACAGATGACGACAATGATGGCTATGCGGATTGGGAAGACAGGTTTCCCAAAGATGCCAGCGAATATCTGGATACCGACCATGATGGCATTGGCAACAATGCCGATCTCGACGATGACAATGACGGTTTAAGTGATGCCGATGAAATTGTTGCCGGTTCAGATGCATTAAACCCTGACAGTGACGGCGACGGCACCCTGGATGGCGTTGATCCGCATCCAACAGTGTACGGTGACCTGCCTGACTTCGATGGCGACGGTATTGCTGATATTTATGATGAAGACCGCGATAACGATGGCGTGGTCGACTTTTTCTACCAAATTGATGGTACAGATGCTCTACAAACCCTGGTCGATGAAAATGACGTGGTGCTCAATTGGGCGCGCATCGATGACAACCCTTATCAAGCTTGTACTGCAAGCCAAATCACCGTAACCAGCAATGCCGATAGTGGCCCGGGTACCTTACGCCAGGCATTAATCGATTTATGTGCCAGTGAGCCCGGAGCCGATCTGAATGTCATCAGCTTCAACGGCCCTATGACCATAATGCTTGAATCGCCGTTAGTGATTGGCAAAGGCATGAAGATAGATGGTAATAAAGCTGTTGTGCTGGACGGGCAAAATAAGACAGCTATTTTTGCGGTTGCCATAGCCGACAGGATGCTCAAAAGCCAATTCCCACATTTAGTCGGCTTAACCTTGCGTAACGGTTTTAGTCAGGGTGTTGATGCCGACGCTTATACAAACTTTGATGCTGAGCTTGGTACCTATAATAAGGCCAGCGCCGTGCATATGTATTCCAGTTCATTTCTGTTGTTGGAGCATGTGCTGATTGAAAATATGACAGCACCGGTTATTAGCGGCCGCAGTGTTGAGCTTTATCTGGAAAACAGTCTGGTGGCTAATGTTAGTGGCTCCGATCCGGCACTGATCACGGACGACGGCCAGATTTCGCTGTTCTCCAGCACCCTTTACAACAGTGAAGGCGGCGCTCTGTCTGTGGTTGGCACAGGTAAAGCCCAGTTGCGTAATAGCCTGCTGTTAAAAGGCGCTAATGGTTCAACCGTGTGTAATGTAGCAACCTGGGTGCAACAAACCGCCAGCTGGGTAGAAGATAGCGAGTGTGGCGTTACCTCTACTGGCTATGTTGAATTGGCCGATCCAGAGAATGGCGACTACAGACCTGTGCCGGGCAGCGCCAATATCGATGCCGGTGAGACAGGTGAACTTCCGGCAGGCGCAGTCGACTTGCTGGGTAATGCCCGTGTAATGGGGGCATACAATCCGGATAACCCGGAAGAACTGGGCGGGCCGCTCTATCCGAAGATGGATATAGGTGCCATCGAATATGTGTATGCCGGTGACTTTGACGGTGACGGTGTCGTCGACAGCTCAGATGCTTTCCCGAACGATGCCACCGAAACCACCGACAGCGACAGCGATGGTGTCGGTGATAACAGCGATGCTTTCCCCAATGATGCCAACGAGACCTTGGATACCGACTCAGATGGTATAGGTAATAACAGCGACAACGACGACGATAACGACGGCGTGTTGGACAGCGAAGATGCCTTCCCATTGGATGCTGCCGAGTGGCTGGATACCGATGCCGATGGCATTGGCAATAATGCCGATACCGATGATGACAACGATGGTGTAGCCGATAGCAACGATGCCTTCCCTCTGGATGCCAGCGAATCTGTCGACACCGACAAGGACGGTATAGGCAACAATGCCGATAGCGACGATGACAACGATGGTGTGTTGGATGCCGCCGATGCCTTCCCGCTGGATGCCAGCGAGTGGCTGGATGCAGATCTCGACGGCATAGGTAACAACGCCGATCCGGACGACGACAACGACGGTGTTGCGGATGTGGCCGATGCCTTCCCCTTTAATGCCGCCGAATGGTTGGATACGGATCTCGATGGTATAGGCAACAACGCCGATACCGACGATGACAACGACGGTGTCATAGACACAGAGGACGCCTTCCCACTGGACGCCTCCGAGTGGTTGGATACCGACTCCGACGGCATAGGCAATAATGCCGACAGCGACGACGACAACGACGGCGTTGCCGATAGCAGCGATCTGTTCCCCTTGGATGCCAGCGAATGGCTGGATGCAGATCTCGACGGCATAGGCAATAACGCCGATCCCGACGATGACAACGACGGCGTGTTGGATATAGTCGATGCCTTCCCCTTTGATGCCAGTGAGTCTGTCGATACCGACCTCGACGGTATTGGCAATAACGCCGATACCGATGATGACAACGACGGCGTAGTCGACAGTGACGATGCCTTCCCACTGGATGCGGCAGAATCTGTCGATACCGACCTCGACGGTATTGGCAACAACGCCGATTTGGATGATGACAATGACGGTGTGTTGGACACTGAAGATGCCTTCCCGCTCGATGCTGCTGAGTCTGTCGATACAGACTCCGATGGCATAGGCAACAACGCCGATTTGGATGATGACAACGACGGTGTCGTAGACACAGAGGACGCCTTCCCGCTCGATGCTGCTGAGTCTGTCGACACCGACCTCGACGGTATAGGCAACAATGCCGATTTGGATGATGACAACGACGGCGTGCTCGACACTGAAGACACCTTCCCGCTCGATGCTGCTGAGTCTGTCGATACAGACCTCGATGGTATAGGCAACAATGCCGATATGGATGATGACAACGACGGTGTAGTGGACACAGAAGACGCCTTCCCGCTGGATGCGACCGAGTCTGTCGATACCGACAAGGATGCCATTGGCAACAACGCTGATTTGGATGACGACAATGACGGCGTGCTCGACACTGAAGATGCCTTCCCGCTCGATGCCAGCGAATCTGTCGATACAGACCTCGACAGCATTGGTAACAATGCTGACAGCGACGATGACAATGACGGCGTGCTCGACACTGAAGATGCCTTCCCCCTGGATGCTGCTGAGTCTGTCGATACCGATGCCGACGGTATTGGTAACAATGCCGATTTAGATGATGACAACGACGGTGTGGTGGACAGCGACGATGCCTTCCCGCTGGACGCGACCGAGTCTGTCGATACAGACAATGACGGTATAGGCAACAATGCCGATTTGGATGACGACAACGACGGTGTAGCGGACAGCAACGATGCCTTCCCGCTGGACGCCAGCGAATCGGTGGACACAGACTCCGATGGCATAGGCAATAACGCCGATATGGATGATGACAACGACGGCATAGTGGACAGCGAAGATGCCTTCCCGCTCGATGCTGCCGAGTCTGTCGATACAGACGCTGATGGCATAGGCAACAACTTGGATACCGACGATGACAACGACGGTGTAGTGGACACTGAAGATGCCTTCCCGCTCGACGCAGCTGAATCTGTCGATACCGACTCTGATGGCATAGGCAACAATGCCGATTTGGATGATGACAACGACGGCGTAGTGGACAGCGAGGATACCTTCCCACTTGACGCTGCTGAGTCTGTGGATACAGACGGTGACGGCATAGGCAACAACGCCGATCCCGACGATGACAACGACGGTATCCCCGATGAGGATGATGCGGCGCCGCTGGACCCCAGCATAGGCGATACCCAAAAGCCGGTGTTTGCCGAACTGACACCACTGACCTTTGAAGCCACAGGGCCTGTGACAGCAGTAACCCTGCCAGAGCCTGTGGTGACAGATAACATCAGTAAGGTACTGACCATAAGCTCGGATCTGGCGCCAGAATTGGCACTGGGTGAGCACCTCATCACCTGGACGGCAACCGACGGGGCCGGTAATCAGGCCACTGCCGAGCAGTTGGTAACTATACTGGATACCACGGCACCTGAGTTTGATGTGCTGGACACCTTGGTTATTAACGCTACTGGCCGCCTGACCGATATCAGCGCACTGTTGGATATCAGCGCCAGCGATCTGGTGGACGGTGATGTGACAGCAACCATAGTTGGCAGCAGTGAGCTGGCAAGCGGCGCCCATGAGCTTGAGCTTGGCGCGACCGACAGCTCTGGCAATACCGCCACCACGACACTCAGCGTGCATATTCTGCCGCAGCTTAAGCTGGCGCAGAGCCTGACGGTTGAAGCCGGTGGCGAGTATCTGCTGCCAGTGCAATTAACCGGCGAAGCCCCCGTGTATCCGGTAGAGCTGAGCTACTCGCTGCTGGTCGATGGCCAGGAAGTGAACAGCGCCACAGCAACCATAGCCCAGGGGACACAGGGTGAATTGCCTGTGTCTGTCCCAACCGGGCTGACCTTGGGTCGCGAGCTGGCACTCCGGATAGATAGCGTGAGCCATGCCTATGTTGGCGAGGATGGTCAGGCACAATTGCAGTTAACAGAGCAAAATCAGGCGCCTACCTTCACCGCCAAGGTGCTGCAACAGGGCGTTGCTACACGCTTACTGGATCCGCTTGCCGGTCAGGTAGAAATACGGCTGCAGGTAAGCGATGTTAACGTCAATGACAGCCATAGCGTCAGCTGGCAGGTGGTGGAGCAAGCGTTTGGTGGCAGCATTGCCGAAGATGGCCTGAGCATGACCTTTGATCCCAGCGAGTTGAGCAGTGGCCGCTACGCCGTGGATGTGACTGTGACCGAAACCAATACCCCTGCGCCGCTCAGTAGCAGCCGCCGCATTCGTTTCACGGTCGAGTCGCTGCCAGAGCTGAGCAGCGAGGCAGACAGCGACGGTGACGGCCTTGTCGACAGCGAAGAAGGTTACGGCGACAGCGATGGTGACGGTATCGCCGATTATCTGGATAACGATGTCGATAGCAGCCGTTTGCCGGTAAATAGCAGCACAGAGCCAATGCAAACCACGGCCGGTGTACAGTTGGCGCTTGGCAACATCACCAGCGCCATGATCACCGGCAGCGGTGCCGGCATGACCATGGACGACCTGGCAGATGCTGTGGCGGCAGACACCGCCGCCGCTGACAGCAGCGACAGCCACTTCAGCCAGGTGGCGGCCGTGCTCGACTTTACCCTGAGCGGCACCTTCCAGGTGGGGCAATCGGTTGCCGTGGTATTCCCCATGCCACGGGGCACTGCGCTGCCCGAGGACGCTGTGTATCGTAAGTACACACCGGAGCAAGGCTGGTATGACTTTGTTGAAGACGTCAGCAACAGCATCAGCTCGGCACCGCTGCTTGAGGGCAAGTGCCCGCAAGTCGGTGCCGACAGTTTTGAGCCCGGCCTGGTGGCAGGCTATCACTGCGTGCAACTGCTGCTGCAGGACGGCGGCCCCAACGATGCCGATGGCACTGCCAACGGCGTGATTGAAGATCCGGGCGTCATCAGTGTGCTGAGTCAGAACCAACTGCCTGTGGCACAAGCGGATAGCGCAGCCATTCTGGATAGCCAGGTGCTGGTGATTGACGTGCTGGCCAACGACACAGACCCCGATGGTGACAGCTTAAGCGTCATAGGCGCCAGTGTTGACAATGGCACTGTAGAGCTGCTCGCCGATAATACCCTGCGCTACACCCCAAGCAGCGGCTTCAGCGGTGAGGCGGTGATCAGCTATCAGGTCAGCGATGGCTTTGGTGGCAGCGCACAGGGTCAGGTGAATGTGACCGTCAGCCTGACGCCGGTCACTGAGCCCGATACCCCGGCGACGAAAAGCCATGGAGGTTCAGTGCCGCCTTGGTCGCTGTTGCTGCTGGGTATGGCACTGTGCAGACGTCGCCGGGCGGCCTAA
- a CDS encoding response regulator: MTHKVFIVEDEKNIAEVMQLYLQAEGLETRVFNDGNAVVEAVRSDAPSLMLLDLMLPGKDGLSICREVRAFSEVHIIMTTAKVEEVDRLLGLDTGADDYVCKPYSARELTARVRAVLRRLDGRLTSAGPQLAVDESSLTLSYGHHNVVLTALEFRLFHLLYSHPNRIYSRGQILDLLYSDFRVLSERTVDSHIRNLRKKLAQLESPDEMIRSIYGLGYRFET, translated from the coding sequence ATGACACACAAGGTTTTTATCGTAGAAGATGAGAAAAACATCGCCGAGGTGATGCAGCTGTACCTGCAGGCCGAGGGATTGGAAACCCGGGTATTTAACGACGGCAATGCCGTGGTGGAGGCGGTGCGCAGCGACGCCCCCAGCCTGATGCTGCTGGACCTGATGCTGCCGGGCAAGGACGGGCTGAGCATCTGCCGCGAAGTGCGGGCCTTTTCCGAAGTGCACATCATAATGACAACGGCCAAGGTGGAGGAAGTCGACCGCTTGCTGGGGCTGGATACAGGTGCAGACGATTATGTCTGCAAACCCTACAGTGCCCGAGAACTGACCGCCAGGGTCCGGGCCGTACTGCGCCGACTCGACGGCCGCCTGACCTCGGCGGGCCCGCAGTTGGCTGTGGACGAGTCCAGCCTGACGCTCAGCTATGGCCATCACAATGTGGTGCTGACGGCGCTGGAATTCAGGTTGTTCCATCTGCTCTACAGCCACCCCAACCGCATCTATTCCCGGGGGCAAATTCTCGACCTGCTCTACAGCGACTTCAGGGTGCTGTCGGAACGCACTGTGGACAGCCATATCCGCAACCTGCGCAAGAAGCTGGCGCAGCTGGAGTCACCGGATGAGATGATCCGCTCCATCTATGGTTTGGGCTATCGCTTCGAGACTTAG